A genomic segment from Actinoplanes sichuanensis encodes:
- a CDS encoding response regulator: MSVERENGTPIEVLLVEDDPGDVLMTQEAFEEHKVRNRLNVVSDGAEALAYLRREGQYADAVRPDLILLDLNLPRRDGREVLAEIKKDDDLGRIPVVVLTTSSADEDILRSYQLHANAYVTKPVDFERFIAVIRQIDEFFVSVVKLPPRA, encoded by the coding sequence ATGAGTGTGGAGCGCGAGAACGGCACACCGATCGAGGTGTTGCTCGTCGAGGACGACCCCGGCGACGTGCTGATGACCCAGGAGGCCTTCGAGGAGCACAAGGTCCGCAACCGGCTCAACGTCGTCTCCGACGGGGCCGAGGCGCTGGCCTACCTGCGGCGCGAGGGGCAGTATGCGGACGCGGTCCGCCCCGACCTCATCCTGCTCGACCTCAACCTGCCCCGGCGCGACGGCCGCGAGGTGCTCGCCGAGATCAAGAAGGACGACGACCTGGGTCGCATTCCGGTCGTCGTGCTCACCACGTCGTCCGCCGACGAGGACATCCTGCGCAGTTACCAGCTGCACGCGAACGCGTATGTCACCAAGCCCGTCGACTTCGAGCGGTTCATCGCGGTGATCCGCCAGATCGACGAGTTCTTCGTCAGCGTCGTGAAGTTGCCGCCGCGTGCTTGA
- a CDS encoding sensor histidine kinase: MTRSGIRGWTLRGRIFALCLAAGLLLGGLGVVAAITAASANHAVDVVLDRAGPLRVAGQNLGTALVDQETGIRGYAITGLPKNLEPYDNGVAAEQQRVAEIRRLLESGDTEIRASLERVEQLAAKWRAEVAGPLIDTVRTQGAEAAQQRIEATDTRDFDQIRGAIDRLQADILTMRDRTAAAARSSSSNLVAVEIAAAIVILVTGILLLILLDRLVSRPILDLAGQVRKVAAGDYERHIESNYGSPDLVALAEDVDRMRQQIANELSEVRIARQQVEWINQQLQSQAEELTRSNRDLEQFAYVASHDLQEPLRKVASFCQLLQRRYAGQLDDRADQYIGFAVDGAQRMQRLINDLLAFSRIGRLTSGFTDVDLDRVLGDVKSQLEARAGEDAEIIWSGLPTVEGEEPLLTTLFVNLVGNSLKFRRPDVPPVVTITATREEKEWRINVRDNGIGIEAEFADKVFVIFQRLHARDAYEGTGIGLAIVKKIVEYHGGRIWLDVDVTPGASIWFTLPVMPGSASDEVTSQEGVA, translated from the coding sequence GTGACCCGGTCGGGCATCCGCGGCTGGACGCTCCGCGGACGGATCTTCGCGCTCTGCCTCGCGGCCGGCCTGCTGCTCGGCGGGCTCGGTGTGGTCGCCGCGATCACCGCCGCCTCGGCCAACCACGCGGTCGACGTCGTCCTCGACCGGGCCGGCCCGCTCCGGGTCGCCGGGCAGAACCTGGGAACCGCGCTCGTCGACCAGGAGACCGGGATCCGCGGCTACGCGATCACCGGACTGCCGAAGAACCTGGAGCCCTACGACAACGGTGTGGCCGCCGAGCAGCAGCGGGTCGCCGAGATCCGCAGACTGCTGGAATCCGGCGACACGGAGATCAGGGCCTCCCTCGAACGGGTCGAGCAGCTCGCCGCCAAGTGGCGTGCCGAGGTGGCCGGACCGCTCATCGATACGGTCCGGACTCAGGGTGCCGAAGCGGCCCAGCAGCGCATCGAGGCCACCGACACCAGGGACTTCGATCAGATTCGCGGCGCGATTGACAGGTTGCAGGCGGACATCCTGACGATGCGGGACCGGACCGCGGCGGCAGCGCGCAGTTCCAGCAGTAACCTGGTCGCCGTCGAGATCGCCGCGGCCATCGTCATCCTGGTCACCGGCATCCTGCTGCTGATCCTGCTGGATCGCCTGGTCAGCCGCCCGATCCTGGATCTGGCCGGCCAGGTTCGCAAGGTCGCGGCGGGCGACTACGAACGGCACATCGAGAGCAACTACGGCTCACCCGATCTGGTCGCCCTGGCCGAGGACGTGGATCGGATGCGGCAGCAGATCGCCAACGAGCTGAGCGAGGTACGGATCGCCCGCCAGCAGGTCGAGTGGATCAACCAGCAGCTCCAGTCCCAGGCCGAGGAGCTCACCAGGTCCAATCGTGACCTGGAGCAGTTCGCCTACGTGGCCTCGCACGACCTCCAGGAGCCGCTGCGCAAGGTGGCCAGTTTCTGCCAGCTCCTGCAGCGCCGCTACGCCGGACAGCTCGACGACCGTGCCGACCAGTACATCGGCTTCGCCGTCGACGGCGCCCAGCGTATGCAGCGGCTGATCAACGACCTGCTCGCCTTCTCCCGGATCGGCCGGCTCACCAGCGGTTTCACCGACGTCGACCTGGACCGGGTGCTCGGCGACGTGAAGTCGCAGCTGGAAGCCCGGGCCGGCGAGGACGCCGAGATCATCTGGTCCGGACTGCCCACCGTGGAGGGTGAGGAGCCGCTGCTCACCACACTCTTCGTGAACCTGGTCGGCAACTCGCTCAAGTTCCGCCGCCCGGACGTGCCACCCGTCGTGACGATCACCGCCACCCGGGAGGAGAAGGAGTGGCGGATCAACGTCCGGGACAACGGCATCGGGATCGAGGCCGAGTTCGCCGACAAGGTCTTCGTGATCTTCCAGCGGTTGCACGCACGGGACGCGTACGAGGGGACCGGCATCGGATTGGCGATCGTCAAGAAGATCGTCGAATACCATGGCGGACGGATCTGGCTGGACGTCGACGTCACTCCGGGCGCATCGATCTGGTTCACGCTTCCGGTCATGCCAGGTTCGGCCTCGGACGAGGTCACTTCTCAGGAGGGCGTGGCATGA